The DNA sequence CACAGGTTTGACGCCAGCCATGTTGGTGGATTCTATTCATGTTATTTATGAATTATTTATCGATAATCGATAAATACTCTATCCTAGATACGCTGGTCATGAAAGCGATGACGCTCTTGACCAGCAGTGCATTCATGATGATGGCTGCAATGGTTGTAGCCTTGATTACGAATTTTGCCGGGCTCTTCCCTGGAGATGTACTGGATGCTGGTCTGCGTTCCAACCTGACCATTCTGACATTGGTCGTGATGCTTACTCTGTCCATGTCCAGGATTCCCTTGCAGAACCTGAATCCGTTGAAGTATGGAAAATCCATGGCCAGGGCAATAATCCTTGGAATGATCGTTGCTTCCATAATCCCGCTCGTCGGATATCTTCTCCTCAAGGATACTGAGTACGCGGCACAGGCCGCAGGTCTCGTATTTATTGCGGCGACACCCTTCGCAGGTTCGGTCCTTCCTCTTTCTATCATCCTGCGCGGAGATGCGGAGCATGCTGCCAGGGGAACTATCGTGATCTACATACTGTCGCTTGCATGGATCCCGTTCATCGTATGGTTGATGCTCGGAGATTCTGTCGACATGGAATTCCTCATCATCACAGTTCTGGAGCTTATCGGAGTCCCGTTGGTCCTTTCAAGACTTCTTGTCAAGTTGCAGATCAACAAGGATGTTCTCGCAGCCTTCCTCAACTGCTGTATCTTCTTCATGGTATGGCTTTCAGTGGGCGCGACCAACTTCTCTGGCAACGCATGGTGGATCTTCCTTGTGTTCGTGATAATAGCTGTTCTCAGATCGTTCGGTCTCGGAACCGCCGTGGAGGTCACGGAGAAGAGGATGGGCATCCACTGGGGTCAGAGGGTGACGGATATTTTGATGACATCCTACAAGAACAAGGGTGTTGCCATCGCGCTCTGTGTGGCGCTCTACCCTCCAGGAATGGTTGCCATCGCTACGTCGATCCTTATCGAGATCACATGGGTCGCATTCATGGATTCGGTGCTGTTCTCGAAGAAGAGGATGGAGAGGGAATTGGCGGCGGAAGGGGATTCAGTCCTCTGAGCCGTCATCCTCGACGTATTCCAGGATATCTCCCGGCTGGCAGTCCAGTGCCTTGCAGATACCGTTCAGTGTGGAGAATCTGATGGCGCAGATCTTGCCGGTCTTGATATTGGACAGATTGACGTTTGAGATGCCCACCTTCTCGGCAAGCTCGTTGAGGGACATCTTCCTGTCCGCCATCATTCTGTCCAACCTCAGGATTATCGCCATAGTATCACAGCGTATGGTCCGATTCATCCTGGAGCAGATGTCCGTAGCGGAATATGATGGTCAGACAGTACATGACCACCGAGATGAAGATGCATACCAGAAGGACACAGAGGGAAAGTACGATATCCCCTCTGCTGGCGAACTCCAGGATGGTCATTGGAACAGAGAGAATCAGGAAGGTCATGCAGATGAGCTTGAAGCCCTTCGGAGTGTCCTCCATGAAAGGGCTGTGCTCCTTCTGGACGGCGACCATTATGTCATGGATGACCTTCACCGTGATGAACATCGCCAGGAACGCCAGCGTCATCTCGATTGCACTGCAGATTACGGACATGTCTGACGGGTCGCATTTGATCAGATCGATGTAGGATGAACGCATCCCGTCATCTGTGAATGCCAAGACCCCATATGCCGCCATGCCTATTGCGAGAACGATGAATGCAACCTCTCCGATCAGCATTACGACCGATGCATAGCTGCAGACTCTTTTGAGCGTATGGAGGTCTCCTCTCATATGCGGATGATACATCTCATCAGCAATAAGAACAACGGTTATATCGCCGATTTGGATAACATCACTCAACAGTGATATCTGATGGATTACCAGCACTATCTGAAATGCTTCGTGAGGGCCATCCTCGCAGGTGTAGCGATCGGTATCGGTGGCGCCGTACTCTTGGGGACCATGGGCATAAACCCCGAGCTCAAGTGGGTAGGGGCCATCCTGTTCTCCATCGGATTGTTCACAGTTTTCACATTCGGTCTCGACCTGTACACCGGAAAGGTAGGATACATGTTCGACGACAAACCCTGGACATATGGCATAGACCTTCTGATCATGCTGGTGGGAAACTTCATCGGAACCCTGCTCATAGCTCAGTGCATGCCCATGGCCGATCAGTTCGTTCCGGGATTCATCGACGGTAGGCTCAACATGCTGGATTCGCCCATCACTGTAATCCTCAAAGGAATCTTCTGCGGTATCCTGATGTTCATCGCTGCTGATGTCTACAAGACCAAGAAGAGTTACCTCGGAGCGTTCATCTGTGTCCCCGTCTTCATTCTGGCAGGTTCGGAGCACAGCATCGCGGACATGTATTACTTCTGCGCAGCGGGAGTGTTCTCCCTGGATGCACTGTTCTTCATCATACTGGTAGCTATCGGAAACGCTATCGGAGGAATACTCATCCCTGTATGCAGGAAGTACATGTACGAAGAGACTGCCTGATTGTCTCATTCGTCGCTGGAGCCTGAACGGACCTTTACGGCCATTCCCTTCTTCATCTGCTTTATCTCGAAGGGGATCAGGAAGGCACGGCCGGTTGCTACAGGATTATCATCCTTATCGGTGATGATTACCTCTTCCATGGGGCGAATATCGGGATCGCACTCGGTGACGAACTGCGCGAACACGTTGCGCCCCTGTGCTGCGAACGGTACGGCGTCATCCATGACCTGAACCCTCATGTGGGGTTTGGGCACTGCCTCGACTATCCTTTTAGCCCCTTCAAGTTTGAGCGTGTACATACCGTCACCTGCACGCATGGAGAGCACATGCTCTCCCGCCGAGATGACGTTCCGGATCTTGCCGGTCTTCCTGCTGGTGACGAGTTCCACAGGTTCTTTGAACAATGCATCGGCCGCTTCGATACCGAACTGGTATCTTGCAACGGCCTTCGCCCTCAGGAGGTTCGCATCGTATTCTTCCGTACCGTCATCAGGGATCTGATTCTGGAGGATGACCTCCTTCACACCCATCTTGCTGAGGAACTGATAGGTGAGTCTGTCGGATTCAGTCTCGGTCTCCATGTCGGGGATCTGCGGGAACAGAGATTGGGCAAGCGGATATAGTTCATCCAGTTCCGCAGGGACAGGTCCGAAGGGTGTGACGACGATAGGGGTGTAACCGGCTTTGCGTGCCTTGTCAAACTCCTGTTCATATGGTCTGCTGTACGGTTTCCCGTGAGTGTCTGCGAACAGGCATACCTTGTCCGTCGGGAGAACGTATCTCGTTCCAAGCCTGTCAAGGTACCTTTTGAACACAGGGCGGTTCCTGGATTCCGATCCAGTGTAGAATATCGCCCCGTCGCGGCTGATGGGGTCGTAAAGCTCCATCACATCCTGGTAGTCCCTCAGTTTTCTCAGAGCCTCAAGCAGTGCAGGATGTGCCCTGCATCTGATCTCGGCCAACTCCCACAGGCGTCCCTCGCGGATGTATCTCCTCACAAGGTTGAGCTCCTGTACGATCTGGTAGAGGTTGTGCTCGGCGATGAGTTTGGTCTTCTTTCCCTTCTCCATCTTCCTGAGCTCTTCGAGCGTGTGCCCGCGGCATGCAGGACAGTTGCAGTCAAGTGATTCCATGTCAGCCAAGCGGAACGTTCCGTCGACGAACATCATCCTCTCATCGCGTGCGAATTTCGCATATGATGCGGAATCGAAGAAATCGCATCCCATGAGTGCCGCGAATGCGAGGATCATGGGGTGCCCGGCACCGAACAGATGCACTGGACGGTTGGGATTGAGTCCTTTCTTGCTGGACATTATGACGTCGACAAGTTCTGCGTACCTGTACTGCTCCATCAGGGGGACGACACCACCTATGGGGTGCACATCGATATCCATGTCGGCCATCCTTCTGGCGCAGTCCTCTCTGAGATCGGGATAGATGGAACCCTGTGCGACACCGTTGATCATCATCTCTCCTTTCATATCGCAGGCTTGCTGCGTCCTCTGAAGTGTGACTTCGATGGATTCTGCCGTTTGTTCTTTGGTCCAGTAGGGTTCTGTGAAGATGTCCAGCACGGTTCCGATATCAGTCCCTATTGACTTCTGGAATTCAACTATCTCCTCGTTGGTGAGTTCGACCTCGCCGTACATGTGGCTTTGGAAGGTTCCGGAATCGGTCATGATGATCCCGGGGAAATCCAGCATCTCATGGAGGCCGATAGCCTGCGCCTTCTCTTTGAGATCAGGGGTGTTCTTGATGATGTACGAGTTTGTAATCAGGGACTTGAAGCCGAAGGTGTCGTAGAGTTCTCTGGCGGGAACTGTGTTGATCTTCGGGTTGATGACCGGGAAAAGCGCCGGTGTCTCCATGCTGCGTCCTGAATTGGTGGTGAACTTTCCGATACGGGCGAGCCCGTCCCTTCTGATGATCTCGAACATTGTTCGGAGCATGGGGATTTATTTTTAATTTTTTTCTTTAAAAAAAGACGGTTGTGCCCAGAGGGCACATGTGACGATCATCACTGCGAGGTCTGTTTCTTTCTCTCGTCAGCGTAGACCTTGGCGATGGCGTTCTTCATGAGTGTGTCGGGAACGTCCTCGACATATTCCTTCTTCCAGTCCAAGGTGGGGCGTCCGAAAAGGACGGTGGAAGGTTTGCCGTGATCACAGCTCTCTTCAACGTCAAGGTGTCTTATCTCGAGTCCGTCGATGATCTCGGGAATGGTCCTCCCGTTTATCAGGACCTCGTGCTTGCCGTCATCGATTATAGTCTCCTTGAAGGAACAGGAGATGTCGGCCGATTTCATTTCGTACACCAGATCCTGGATGTAGGCCCTCATCTTTCCTACGCTGGGCCTTCTTATGCTTACGTCCGGGATATCCTTCTCTGTGTGGATGTATTCAATGTCTATCAGAGCCATGGATTGGGATTGATGGTCCTTATAGAAAAAAGATGCGGGGGATCCATCAGGAATCCGGTATCAATTCAGTCATCAATATAAGCAAGGTACCGGATAGAGGTATCATGGTCTCCGATCTATCAAAGTTCATGGATACTGTACGTGAGAAGACCCCTTTGGTCCATCACATCACGAATTATGTTACCGTCAACGACTGTGCGAACATCTGCATCTGCTCCGGAGGATCTCCTGTGATGACGGATGCGGACGCCGATGTCGTGGATATGTCCCGTATCGCCAGCGCTGTTGTTCTTAACATGGGAACTCTGAACCCGCGTACAGTCGATGCGATGCTCCTTGCCGGCAATGTTGCGAAGAAGAATAATGTGCCTGTCATCTTCGATGCGGTAGGGGCAGGAGCGACAGAGTATCGTAACAAGGTCGCCGAGGACATCATTAACAAGGTGAGGCCAGATGTAATCAAGGGCAACTGCGGAGAGATCTCATTCCTTGCAGGTGTGATCGGAGGCGTGAGGGGAGTAGATTCCACCAGCACTGCGGATAACATCGGCGACCTGGTCCTCGGCCTTGCCAAGAAATATGAGTGTATGGTGGTGGCTACCGGAAAGACAGATTACGTCTCTGACGGAAAGAGCCTGTATGTTCTCAGTAATGGATCCGATTACCAGGGATTGGTGTCCGGTACCGGATGCATGCTCAGTTCGGTCCTCGGATCGTATGTCGGTGCTAACGGGGTCAGCCTGTGCGCACTGATCGCAGCCATAACCGCGTTCAACGTCGCTGCTGAGAAGGCCGAGTCCGATTGCAAAGGCCCGGGGTCCTTCAAGGTAGCACTTTTGGACCAACTTTACAATCTCAAATCTGACGAGATGGCCTCCAAGGCCAAGGTCCAGAAGGTCTGATCAGAGCATCTTCAGCTCGCCGGTGATCTTATCAAGCTCACTGGCGGGCGCCGGGCCCAGGCCCATGCATGTGACAGTTCCGGGTTCCACCTGCGTCCTTCCGGCATCAGTGATGACCGCGATATGTATCTTGTTGCTGCTGGCCATCATCCTGTACTTATCAAGTTCCTCGAATGAATCGACCTTGAGGACGATCTTTGGCTGACCGCATTTGTACCAAGCGTCGAAGGACTTCTTATCCTTCTTCTCGGTGAAAAGAGCGCATTCGACCGCTGCATGACCGACCTGGGCCGCAATCTTGCCTTTGCCCATCTTGAGATCGTTCCTCACCAGAATTACGAGTTTGTAAGGTCCTGTGGGTTTGAAGAAACCGAATGCCATGGATGCAGGACGCTGATTGTACTATATCAGACTGTCTCTATGCCGTAGCGTTTGTCGAGCTCCTCGCCGTTGTAGAATAGGGTCCACCCATCCTCTGAGATTCCGTAGTACGGTCTGAGCTCTCCTAGTCTGAGTTCCGAGGATGTATCCGCTACTGTGTAGATGCCGTTGGAGCTCCTCACAGTTTTTGCATATGTTCCTATGAAGCTGTCGTCTAGGTTGACCTCGACGGCAGCGATCGTTGCCTCCGGGAATGAAAGTATACCGACATTCATTCCCGCTTCCTTCATGATAGCACAGTACAGTATCGCCCTGTCCTCGTCATCGCCACATCCGCGGAAGAGAGTCTCGGTAGGATATGCCCAATAGTCGGATGTGCGGTAGTTGTAGCTGTCGAAGATCTCTGGGAAGCATGATTGGACGAAGGACATCACGAAATCGGCGTAATCCGCGTTGGTGTACTGTTTGTCCACATTCTTGTTGTAGAGTGAAAGAAGCTTGTTATTGAGATCCTGGATTGATGAGTTTTCAATAATGAAGGATGTCATACTGGACTTACTTTGCAGATCCAATCTGGCGTTCAGATCGGATGTCAGACAGGACTTCACCTCATCGGCGGACATGGTGTAGTCGAAAGTCATTGGTACGCCGTTGTACGCCCACGAATACGTCTTCTCCATCTTTCCGTAGTATGTCCCCGTTCCTACGAACACATCGTCCTTCTCTTCTGAGAAGCACTCGGCCGTGATCCAGAACTTACCGACACGGACGTTGTCCCATGTCACGCTGTAGATGCTGTCTGAATTAGTATGGTCCTTGGTGACCTTCTGGTAGAACGGATTCTTCATGTTAGTATCGTTGTAGGATTCCGTCATCACGTTCCATACGACCCTGTCATAATCGTTCTGATATCTGGGATTAAGCTCGAAGAATAATTTGAGCTCGGGATCGTAAAGGGGGAGGACCTTGATATTCTGGTTCGCGAAGTCGTCCACCAGGTCCAGATAGCCGTTGTTCTGCAGGTCGATGACGATTCCTTCAGGAACAAGGGCATCTTCGTTGTTCGAATTGAAATTGCTGTCATAATAGTCGAAAATGACCAATGCGCCTGCGAATGCCAAAAGGAAGATGACTACTGACATGGTGATCCTTACCTTAGGACTCTTCATATCGATGTTCGTGGCCGTCTGAATGGAATTCATGATCGGGCCAAGATCATCCTTGTACATCTTCAGGTTCTGACCGCAGAAAGGACAGACGTCATGATCGCCGCCGAAACTCCTGCCGCAAAACGGGCAGAATCCTTTTTCGGGTTTGTTCTTGGCGACCATATTTAAATCTCCTATTGGGTGAGTTTCCTTTTTTATTGATAAGGGCCACTACAGGATTGTCAGAATTCGTAGAAACCAGATTGGTCTCTGTTGCGGTATTCGTGCTTTTCGTAGTATCCGATGAGTTCGCCTTCGTCGTTGCGCAAGGCTATCATGTAGACATCCTTGTTCTGAAGGTTGTTGTAGAATGTGTGGACCTTATTATGGTCCTTACTGGAAGCGAACCAGTCGACGACTTTGCGTATGATCTCGTTGGATTTGCCGCTGTGGCAGTCGAAAATGTGAAGGCCGATGATCCCGGCACCGCCGCGTTCGCTGTATTCCTCGATGGCCGCCGGGTTCATGTAGACCACGATGTGCATCGTGTCGCATATTACGACAGGTGCATCATCCTGGTCCACGATACTTTTGAAGAACGGGGAGAGATTCATGTTTAGTGGAATCCCTTTTCCTTACTGTCAACGTGTATGTCCTCTCCGGGGATGACATCGATGATGAATCCGCCGTCCTGATCCTGCTCGACGAGTTTGCCGTTGACGTATACCTCGGCATTCCTGTCGTCCGCTGGTTTCAGGGTTATGGTAGGGACGTCCCCGTCAATGACGAACTCGTCAGCTACCTTTTCGCCGCTGAAGTAGTATTCCCTTCCGTCGTCGATGTAGACTGTGTTCGTTCCGACAGGGGTCTCGATGACGTCGAGCATCCCGTAGGTGATGTTGCTGCGGGTGACGCTGGGGAGGTAGGCACCGCCATCCTCCGAAACGATCCTGAAGCCAGCCTCGGTTATGACGAACACAATCTGGTTGTGGGGTGTCACATAGAGGCCGGAGGACATCTCTTCGTACTCCGATGCTCCTTTGAAGGTCACAGGCGTGTTGCTGTCGATCTTCTTGTCGGAGCAGTAGATCGAGAAGTCGTACCTGCTGTCGTTCTTCAGGTAGGAGATGTCGATCAGAGGCTCGATGGTGAGGTTCGAGTTCATCGTAAGGCTGTACGATCCGTCGCCTTCAGGTTTGATCAGATACGCAACACCGCTGTTCACGTATCCGATGTTCTGAGGTTCGTCGAGCACCATTGTGATGGCGGTACCAGATTCAAACACATAGGGCGAAGCGAGTTCGACCCCGTCCGCATCATAGACCGTCGCATCGATGCTGTCGTCTATGGTAAGACTGAATGTTCCCGCGTCGTTCTCGTGACTCATGCCGAAACCGAAGATAACGACTCCGAGCAGAAGGGCCATGAACACACCTGCAGTGATGTACCTGACCGCCCTAACGGGCTGTTCGGATTTCTTCTTGCTGCGGTTTAGCAGGGCCGTCTTGACCGACGATGTACGTTTCTTGGGTGCGGCGGCCGCCGTGAGGTCGTCGACCATGACTCCCTTCACGGGCGTCATGCTGAGAGCGGGGTAGATCTCCTTGAAAGAGATGTTCTCTCCCTCGGGCTTCTCATCGGTACTCCTGACGAATATTCCGCTGCTAGCCATCTCCAGTCCCTGGTGGGCCATTCCCTTGATGAACGTCATCGCCTGCGACATCTCCGACTCGGGGTCGGTGCTTGTGATGCCGATGGTCAGCGGGTAGATTGAAACTATGCTGAGCGACAGTCCGATCGCCTTTGCGATGTCGGACATGTTTCCGAAGTAGGTGTCGAAGTTGCCCTGGACACTGACGTCACCTGTGGCCCTCATGTATTTGGCACCGAGGACGACCATTAGGTATTCGGAATCGAATCCCAGCTTCTTGAGGTAGGCCAGTGTGTAAAGGAGCTGACCTTCCATGAATGAACCTTCCTTGTCCTTGACGATGTCGAGCACGTTACGAAGCTCCTCGTTGTCCGTCGAGATAGGGCGCGACTTCTTGAGAAGTATTGAACATGCGAGGCCGTAGTATGCCGATCCGGATTCTGAGTAGAATACCGAGATGACACCTTCCTCGACCATCCTGAGAAGGTTCGATGTAATGGTGGATCTGGGTGCGTCCACCTTGTTGACTATATCTGTGATGCACAGGGGCCTCTCGTAGATCGAATCGACTATTTCGATCTGGACGTCGCTTGTCATGAGACCTGCTGCGCCGTCCACGTCCACCATCATGAAGCGCTCTGTATCCTTGTGTTGCATCGTGGTGTTGATGTAGGGCTCCTCAGATTTCTCGCAACGGTCCATGACGACTTTTACCATTGTATCGGAGCCGTTGAAGTTCTCGATACTGGTGATCTTGTGGCATCTGCCTGTTGCGTTCTCGATGAGCCTTATCACGAACTGCATCAACGTGGGCGTCCTGTCGATGATGCCTTCATCGCCGGTCATGACGAGAGTGAGCGGCGAGGATGCGAATAGGGTGAAGTTGTAACCGGTTAGTTTCGCGAAGATGTCCCTAGCGTTCATGATCGCGTCTTCGAACCCGACCTTCTCTACCTCGACGGCATCAGCTAAGGCATTTGCGTACTTCATCCTCAAAGGATCGATGTTGACACCAATCTCGGATGTGTAGCAGTCCAGCATGTTGGCCAGAGATGATAGTCCCTTGTAGTTCTTCAAGGGATCCACGAAGGTCTTGTCGGAGATGCTCTTGAGCCTATCATTAGTCTCCGATGAACTGGCCAGCACCTTTGCACTGGTGGAGTAGTAGACCGTCTTCTTGTCGGAGTCCGGTTTCGTCCTGTCGATTATACCCGATTCTGACATCTTGTCTATGACGAAGTGCAGGGATGAGGAACTCAATCCCAGCTCTGCGGTAAGGTCACTGGGCCTCTTCATTCCGCCTACCAGACTCTGGTAGACTGAGATCTGAAGGGGGTCAGTTAACGGAACCACACCCTTGTCGGTGAGCAGGATGCAGAAGTTGCGCAAATACTCGTCTTGTGCGCCCATACATCACTGTATTTGTTTGTATTATTTTAAAGACCACTGTTTTTGGTCAGTAAAATCACAAATCAAAGACGAGCCTTTAATATGAGGTCTCTGAGGTCGTGTGCGGCTTTTTTCACGTCATCCTGTGCCACAACGGCAGAAACAACTGCTGCGCAGTCTGCTCCCGCCCTTATGACTGACTGTATGTTTCCCTGGTTGATCCCGCCTATCGCGACGATAGGGATGTCTACAGCCTGCCTTATCGTGAATATGGCGTCGAGTCCCAATGATTGTGTGGCATCGGGCTTGGTCGAAGTGGCGAAAATCGATCCCACACCTACGTAGGACGCCCCTCCCGCCTCTGCTTTCTTGGCCTCTTCTACCGTTGTGACCGATATGCCTATGATCTTGTCCGACCCCATCAGATCGACCGCTTCCTCAAGAGGCATATCCGACTGTCCCAGATGAACCCCGTCTGCGTTCGATTCTATTGCAACTTCGATGTTGTCGTTCACTATGAAGAATTTGTTCATTTCATCGGCGATTTTCTTGATCTGCAGAGCATCTCTGAGCATATCCTCCTTAGAAGCATTCTTCATCCTCAGCTGTACGACGTCCGCTCCTCCCTCATAGGCCAGTCTGGCGATTTCCATGTTGGAGCGTCCTTTCGACAGCGATTCATCAGTGACGACATACAGGTCGAACATGAATCTGCCATGTCCGGTCGGATAGATAACACGTTCTGTGCCTTCTTTCTTCTTTGTAAATAATAAAGGCATAGGACTTTTATATGGGGTTTCAAATCGGTTGCTCGGTTAAAATGACTGGCGAAAATACTGCCAAAAAGGATAGAGACCCGATTTTTACAATCTGTCTCGCGATATTCCTGGTTGCAGCTGTCATCGCTCTCGGTTCGTTCGTTGTGAAGGAATACTTCCCCAGCGGAGACGAGACGGCATCAACTGGAGACACAGTGACTGTAGACTACATTGGAACGTATTATGACGCATACGGAGAGAAAAACGCTGTAGTGTTCGACACAAACATCTCCAGCATCGGCAACGATGACGATATTCAAAAGTCAAACGATTGGACTGAGAAGACTACCTATAGCGGTCTGAAGTTCAAGATCGGAGACAAGACAATGCTCGAAGGGTTCGAGAACGCTGTTATCGGACACAAGGTCGGAGAGACCGTTAAAGTGTACCTTACAGCATCCGAAGGATATGTCGGACCTTCAACAGAGGGAAAGATGAGTACAGTCGGAAACATGATCGAATCCACTCAGTTCGTCTCCAAGAAGGGCTTCTCGGAGATGTATCCCGACATCACACTCGAAGAGGGAAAGGCAATATCTTTCGAGTCCAAGTATAAGTTCCCTGCACAGGCCATCCTTACCAATTCAGGAAGGGATGTTCTGGTCACATACTTCCCTGTTGTTGGAGAGACCTATGAGGCCTACAAACAGGGAGAGACCACCGTTGAATTCAAGGCAACCAGTGTAGGCGACATCATCGTGTTCGATATTATCATCAAGAACACCGTGACCGTCGATGACGAAGGCCACATCCAGATGATCAAACTCGAGCTTGAGGATAACATATACATAACCGCTGTCAACGGTACCGAGATCACATATAAGACTGGATCCGAGAAGATCAACCAGCCTTTGTATTTCGAGATCAAGATTACCAACATCGAATGACCAGTCATTTTCCCCGGGCTCAGCCCGGGGTTCTTTTCACTGAATAAACATCTTACCGGTTGCTTTTTGTTGATTGTTTTTCATTAATGTTGAGAGATTCAACATAATAACTAGTTCGTAACTAGTTCGGAATTTTGTTATCAAAATGGCATTTTTATTGAGTTTCAATCCATTAATGTTGATGATTTCAACATAATAACTAGTTCGTAACTAGTTCGAAATAGGTTTAATAGTATTGGAGATATACTCCAACTAATGGATGATGTAGAATCCCTCAGTGTCACCGTTGAAAGCGAATCGGTAGAATTCGTTCCGGATATAGCTCATCTTGATGAAGCGTCCAAATCATTGGCCGCTATGCTGAACAAAGGGCATGAGGGGACCGTTTATTTCGGTGTCGATGACAACGGAAAGATAATCGGTCTCGAGGTGGACAGCGGAACGATAGAGGGGATCAGGGGTTTCTTCACAGGTATCATCGCACCCTTTCCTGTATTGGACATAGATCTTCGTGTGAATAAGAGCGGGAACCGTTACATCGTTCTATCAGCAAAGGGTAATGTCGTGCCGTATTCTTGTGATGGACGCTATTACATCAGAAGAGGAAATGAAAACGTACTGGCAGGGGCAGATGCAATCGCCCGTCTGGCGCTATCAAGGGGTCTGGACCCTCTTAAGGATACGCCGTCGGCGTTCCAGGAACTGACCTTCAACTATCTGCTGGGGATGTTAATCTCATACCGTATATATCCTCATCAAGGCGGATTGTTCGACAGTTACAACATGCTTGATATGGACGGAAGGTTCAATCTTTTGGGATATCTACTGTCGGATCAGAACGTCCTTCCGATGCAGATAATAGAGTTCAGGGGCAAGGACAAGGGATTCATCTACAAGAAGCTGGATTACGGGGGGCAGAGCATAATCGGTTCCTTCACAAGAATATTGGATGCCATGAACGGATACATGTGCAACGGAACTGATGAAGATGGTAACAATGTGGCCCTTTTCGATTTCGCAGCATTCCAGGAGGCTTGGGTAAACGCATGTATCCATAATGCTTGGTGGAATATGATTCCTCCTTCGGTGTTTGTCTTCGATGACAGGATAGAGGTCACCTCCTTCGGCAACATCCCTTATGCGCTGTCCTTGGAGGATTTCTACACAGGTGATTCATTCCCGGTCAACCAGTCCCTTTTCGAAGTATTCGCGGAACTTCATTTCATCGGAGACGGGGGTCACGGGGTTCCGCTGATCGTCAACAGTTGCGGCAGAGATGCATTCCGTTTCACCGGCAGCAATGTCATCGTTACGATCCCGTTCCGTTTCAAACCGCCTTTCGTTGAATACAGGGAGGCAAGGGACAGGAGCAGAAGCGATCTGGACCATCTGAAGCAGGGTATCCTCAATTATCTGGAGAGGAACCCTCGTGCAAAGTTGAGCGAGGTCTCTGAAGCATCCGGTATCTCGCTATCTTCGGTGAAGAAGATCGTTACCTCATTGAAGGCAGACGGACTGCTGGACAACACCGGTACGAACAGGAACAGTCAATGGGTAATCCGTTGATTTAGATATCAGAGGATGCTGTCCAGTTTGTTCATCATCAGCTCAGGGTTCCTGGCGATGAGCCTAATGATCCTGTCCTTCTTTGAACCTTTATCCACAATGGCGTCAGGGATCTTCCCAGCTATGTCGATGGCCTTCTTGGTGGCCTCAGCGACCTTGTCCTTGGGCATCTCTATGGTGACAGCGGTCATCCCGACCTCCTCCATGACATCGAGGATGT is a window from the Thermoplasmata archaeon genome containing:
- a CDS encoding transglutaminase domain-containing protein, with amino-acid sequence MVAKNKPEKGFCPFCGRSFGGDHDVCPFCGQNLKMYKDDLGPIMNSIQTATNIDMKSPKVRITMSVVIFLLAFAGALVIFDYYDSNFNSNNEDALVPEGIVIDLQNNGYLDLVDDFANQNIKVLPLYDPELKLFFELNPRYQNDYDRVVWNVMTESYNDTNMKNPFYQKVTKDHTNSDSIYSVTWDNVRVGKFWITAECFSEEKDDVFVGTGTYYGKMEKTYSWAYNGVPMTFDYTMSADEVKSCLTSDLNARLDLQSKSSMTSFIIENSSIQDLNNKLLSLYNKNVDKQYTNADYADFVMSFVQSCFPEIFDSYNYRTSDYWAYPTETLFRGCGDDEDRAILYCAIMKEAGMNVGILSFPEATIAAVEVNLDDSFIGTYAKTVRSSNGIYTVADTSSELRLGELRPYYGISEDGWTLFYNGEELDKRYGIETV
- a CDS encoding fatty acid/phospholipid synthesis protein PlsX; this encodes MNLSPFFKSIVDQDDAPVVICDTMHIVVYMNPAAIEEYSERGGAGIIGLHIFDCHSGKSNEIIRKVVDWFASSKDHNKVHTFYNNLQNKDVYMIALRNDEGELIGYYEKHEYRNRDQSGFYEF
- a CDS encoding winged helix-turn-helix transcriptional regulator, with translation MGAQDEYLRNFCILLTDKGVVPLTDPLQISVYQSLVGGMKRPSDLTAELGLSSSSLHFVIDKMSESGIIDRTKPDSDKKTVYYSTSAKVLASSSETNDRLKSISDKTFVDPLKNYKGLSSLANMLDCYTSEIGVNIDPLRMKYANALADAVEVEKVGFEDAIMNARDIFAKLTGYNFTLFASSPLTLVMTGDEGIIDRTPTLMQFVIRLIENATGRCHKITSIENFNGSDTMVKVVMDRCEKSEEPYINTTMQHKDTERFMMVDVDGAAGLMTSDVQIEIVDSIYERPLCITDIVNKVDAPRSTITSNLLRMVEEGVISVFYSESGSAYYGLACSILLKKSRPISTDNEELRNVLDIVKDKEGSFMEGQLLYTLAYLKKLGFDSEYLMVVLGAKYMRATGDVSVQGNFDTYFGNMSDIAKAIGLSLSIVSIYPLTIGITSTDPESEMSQAMTFIKGMAHQGLEMASSGIFVRSTDEKPEGENISFKEIYPALSMTPVKGVMVDDLTAAAAPKKRTSSVKTALLNRSKKKSEQPVRAVRYITAGVFMALLLGVVIFGFGMSHENDAGTFSLTIDDSIDATVYDADGVELASPYVFESGTAITMVLDEPQNIGYVNSGVAYLIKPEGDGSYSLTMNSNLTIEPLIDISYLKNDSRYDFSIYCSDKKIDSNTPVTFKGASEYEEMSSGLYVTPHNQIVFVITEAGFRIVSEDGGAYLPSVTRSNITYGMLDVIETPVGTNTVYIDDGREYYFSGEKVADEFVIDGDVPTITLKPADDRNAEVYVNGKLVEQDQDGGFIIDVIPGEDIHVDSKEKGFH
- the thiE gene encoding thiamine phosphate synthase: MFDLYVVTDESLSKGRSNMEIARLAYEGGADVVQLRMKNASKEDMLRDALQIKKIADEMNKFFIVNDNIEVAIESNADGVHLGQSDMPLEEAVDLMGSDKIIGISVTTVEEAKKAEAGGASYVGVGSIFATSTKPDATQSLGLDAIFTIRQAVDIPIVAIGGINQGNIQSVIRAGADCAAVVSAVVAQDDVKKAAHDLRDLILKARL
- a CDS encoding FKBP-type peptidyl-prolyl cis-trans isomerase, with the protein product MGFQIGCSVKMTGENTAKKDRDPIFTICLAIFLVAAVIALGSFVVKEYFPSGDETASTGDTVTVDYIGTYYDAYGEKNAVVFDTNISSIGNDDDIQKSNDWTEKTTYSGLKFKIGDKTMLEGFENAVIGHKVGETVKVYLTASEGYVGPSTEGKMSTVGNMIESTQFVSKKGFSEMYPDITLEEGKAISFESKYKFPAQAILTNSGRDVLVTYFPVVGETYEAYKQGETTVEFKATSVGDIIVFDIIIKNTVTVDDEGHIQMIKLELEDNIYITAVNGTEITYKTGSEKINQPLYFEIKITNIE